One Methanophagales archaeon genomic window carries:
- a CDS encoding histone family protein → MAELPIAPITRLVRKAGAERVSEEASVALVEILEEEAEKIAKKAVSLAKHAGRKTVKREDIIEAVE, encoded by the coding sequence ATGGCTGAACTGCCTATTGCACCTATAACCAGATTAGTGAGGAAAGCAGGAGCAGAGAGAGTAAGTGAAGAGGCGAGTGTAGCGCTGGTAGAGATATTAGAAGAAGAAGCGGAGAAGATAGCTAAGAAAGCAGTAAGTCTCGCCAAGCATGCGGGGCGAAAGACAGTGAAGAGAGAGGACATTATAGAGGCTGTGGAATAA